From a region of the Rhizophagus irregularis chromosome 3, complete sequence genome:
- a CDS encoding uncharacterized protein (SECRETED:cutsite_VSA-QL; SECRETED:prob_0.9225); SECRETED:SignalP(1-18): MTFCFIIFITFLFPFVSAQLPDDDYSLDAFSGYFDILIGFLVPFLVFIIVDYDYDDEGSKPIAQLARSLIYFLIIGLQQEIAYAFSPDNVSSHVKILQHIVISLLLIGIIGEFILLIKSRGAKTESSSDNEEEEERIESLKRHIRKLLQGFKRTLEQSIKTQIQNLKQTLEENFNIKIQTLEEKFNNKYEILVKSINKHFQILVENIENRFQTLVESINKQLENLKEDLEKQIETLKKSIDKQIEALKEKFEKQFKEQTQSLEKLRNEYEQKVKTLEERVKNLEGKEDQSQQRIICQSINKIESRNALMPMQYISSTNAIRSMKHIIEKGESLKMQKMTADLEEKENLIYGERSIHVGNTSTNSKSKTQKMVNKINEFLDFTNFIRLGFLLDYLGLILFIISIGFLLNDLKGSITRSFILTIIITVSITFFFQFMILIIAYSRKNLKRYIKEHQQSYSNIFPKYHAHITIANDLITTNVLYLPSLINYFLLQTPGIFNKIFLNLTALFVSSWIVLTYKTVLNNEGMKEEGGKEPETMDELNEEMEEGKKESDHENV, encoded by the coding sequence atgaccttttgctttattatttttattactttcttGTTTCCTTTTGTTTCAGCACAATTACCTGATGATGATTATTCTTTAGATGCATTTTCAGGTTATTTCgatattttaattggttttttGGTTCCATTCCTCGTTTTTATAATTGTAGATTACGATTATGATGATGAAGGTTCAAAACCAATCGCACAATTAGCTAGGTCactcatatattttttaattattggcTTACAACAAGAAATAGCTTACGCATTTTCTCCAGATAATGTTTCTAGccatgttaaaattttacaacatATCGTGATTAGTTTATTGTTAATTGGAATTATTGGGGAATTTATCTTACTTATTAAATCAAGAGGAGCAAAAACCGAATCTTCATCagataatgaagaagaagaagaacgCATTGAATCCCTAAAAAGACATATACGAAAACTATTGCAAGGTTTTAAACGAACCCTTGAACAAAGCATTAAAACACAAATTCAAAATCTTAAACAAACCCTTGAagaaaactttaatataaaaattcaaaccCTTGAAGagaaattcaataataaatatgaaattctTGTAAAAAgcattaataaacattttcaaattctagtagaaaatattgaaaatcgATTTCAAACTCTAGtagaaagtattaataaacaacTTGAAAATCTTAAAGAAGACCTTGAAAAACAAATTGAAACTCTTAAGAAAAGCATTGATAAACAAATTGAAGCTCTTAAAGagaaatttgaaaaacaatttaaagaaCAAACTCAATCTCTTGAAAAACTTAGGAATGAATATGAACAGAAAGTTAAAACCCTTGAAGAAAGAGTTAAAAACCTTGAAGGAAAAGAAGACCAATCCCAACAACGTATCATATGTCAATCGATTAATAAGATAGAAAGTAGGAATGCTCTGATGCCTATGCAATATATAAGTTCAACAAACGCTATTAGATCTATGAAACATATTATTGAAAAGGGTGAATCACTAAAAATGCAAAAGATGACAGCAGACcttgaagaaaaagaaaatctaatTTATGGTGAACGTAGTATTCATGTTGGAAATACATCAACTAATTCAAAAagtaaaactcaaaaaatggttaacaaaattaatgaatttcttGATTTTACTAACTTTATTCGTTTAGGTTTCTTACTAGATTATTTAGGTTTAatcctttttataatttcaattggCTTTTTACTTAATGATTTGAAAGGAAGTATTACACGAAGTTTTATCTTAACTATAATTATTACTGTTTCTATCacatttttctttcaatttatgatattaattattgcatatagtagaaaaaatttaaaaagatatattaaaGAGCATCAACAATcttatagtaatatttttcctaaatATCATGCTCATATTACTATTGCAAATGATCTTATAACCACTAATGTACTTTATTTGCCTTCTTTAATCAATTATTTCCTTTTGCAAACTCCCGGTATTTTCAATAagatatttctaaatttaactGCTTTGTTTGTTAGTTCTTGGATTGTACTTACGTATAAAACAGTTTTAAACAATGAAGGAATGAAGGAGGAAGGAGGAAAAGAGCCTGAAACTATGGATGAATTGAATGAGGAAATGGAGGAAGGAAAAAAAGAGTCTGATCATGAAAATgtttag